The Muntiacus reevesi chromosome 7, mMunRee1.1, whole genome shotgun sequence genome includes a region encoding these proteins:
- the TIPIN gene encoding TIMELESS-interacting protein, translating into MLEPQENGLIDVPDYEHIEDETFPPFPPPASPEREDGEGAEPEEESGRGASVPVSPKRTVKRNIPKLNAERLISERGLPALRHMFEKAKFKGKGHEAEDLKTLIRHMEHWAHRLFPKLKFEDFIDRVEYLGNKKEVQTCLKRIRLDLPILHEDFVSNNDEVEENNGHDVTATELDPFLTNSYESVEFASESSRSLTEEEQQRIERNKQLALERRQAKLLSNSQSLGNDLLVNTPSTQPPEEGSTGKEQKEEESNEFNKDLLDSPHNDGAASTVNEEEELKVEKTQLDQSF; encoded by the exons ATGCTAGAACCACAGGAAAATGGCTTGATTGACGTACCAGATTATGAGCATATAGAAGATGAAACTTTTCCTCCgttcccacctccagcctctcCAGAGAGAGAAGATGGTGAAGGCGCTGAACCTGAAGAAG AGTCGGGGAGAGGAGCGTCTGTTCCCGTATCTCCGAAGAGAACCGTTAAAAGGAATATACCCAAGCTGAATGCTGAGAG ATTAATTTCAGAGAGAGGGCTCCCAGCATTAAGGCATATGTTTGAGAAGGCAAAATTCAAAGGTAAAGGTCATGAG GCTGAGGACTTGAAGACCCTAATCAGACACATGGAGCACTGGGCACATAGACTATTTCCTAAACTGAAATTTGAAGATTTTATTGACAGAGTTGAATATCTGGGAAATAAAAAGGAAGTTCAG aCCTGTTTAAAACGAATTCGACTTGATCTCCCTATTTTACATGAAGATTTTGTTAGCAATAATG ATGAAGTAGAGGAAAATAATGGCCATGATGTAACTGCTACCGAATTAGATCCGTTTCTGACAAACTCATATGAAAGTGTAGAGTTTGCTTCTGAGTCAAGTAGAAGcctaacagaagaagaacaacaaagaaTTGAGAGAAATAAACAACTGGCCTTGGAAAGAAGACAGGCAAAGCTACTGAGTAACAGTCAGTCCCTaggaaatg ACTTGTTGGTGAACACACCCAGCACACAGCCACCTGAAGAGGGTAGTACAGGTAAGGAGCAAAAGGAGGAAGAATCAAATGAGTTTAACAAAGACCTTCTAGACAGTCCACATAATGATGGTGCTGCCAGTACTGTAAATGAAGAGGAGGAATTAAAAGTCGAGAAAACGCAACTGGACcaatccttttaa